A region of Verrucomicrobiota bacterium DNA encodes the following proteins:
- a CDS encoding DUF4038 domain-containing protein, protein MWFHNAEWLDLNSIQSGHTFKSDSYAFVSKDYALTPAKPAVDMEPAYENHPTGANQPRVDAHKVRTQAYAAMLAGAAGHGYGSLDLFWFYKDADGPFPNNGFQHWRTAVAYEGTRQMGLMRRLFEQRPWHKMIPDPSVLASEAGSGPYRLVGGRAEDGSFVIAYTPVGRPVSIQLNKLRAPSVTAQWYDPRGGTWKPIGQYSNKGVQEFVPPTRGEKDDWVLVLDSNP, encoded by the coding sequence ATGTGGTTTCACAACGCGGAGTGGCTCGATTTGAACTCGATCCAATCCGGGCACACTTTCAAATCGGACAGTTACGCCTTTGTCAGCAAGGACTACGCGCTCACGCCCGCCAAGCCCGCCGTGGACATGGAACCGGCGTATGAAAACCATCCGACCGGCGCCAATCAGCCGCGCGTGGACGCTCACAAAGTTCGCACGCAGGCCTACGCGGCGATGCTCGCCGGCGCGGCGGGGCACGGTTACGGCTCGTTGGACTTGTTTTGGTTTTACAAAGATGCCGACGGCCCGTTTCCGAATAATGGATTCCAGCATTGGCGCACGGCGGTCGCGTACGAAGGCACTCGCCAGATGGGACTGATGCGCCGCCTGTTCGAGCAGCGGCCCTGGCACAAAATGATTCCCGACCCGTCAGTCCTCGCGTCGGAGGCGGGCAGTGGTCCGTATCGCCTCGTCGGTGGGCGTGCGGAGGACGGAAGCTTCGTAATCGCTTACACGCCGGTCGGCCGGCCTGTCAGCATTCAACTGAACAAACTCCGCGCTCCATCCGTGACCGCTCAATGGTATGATCCGCGCGGCGGAACGTGGAAACCCATTGGCCAATATTCCAACAAAGGCGTCCAGGAATTCGTCCCGCCCACACGGGGTGAGAAAGACGACTGGGTGCTGGTGCTC
- a CDS encoding HEPN domain-containing protein, with translation MTRSVNGCGRGWPKRTAICTPPARLRPCPNLPPTPLSIYHCQQAAEKALKGYLAFRDHPLARTHDLERLLELAAALDAAFAPLETQADVLNPYATAFRYPNALGSQFPSVAEVNTAIAHAQAIYDFVLLQIPSSAHPGTNQSGAT, from the coding sequence ATGACACGAAGCGTGAATGGGTGCGGTCGTGGTTGGCCAAAGCGCACAGCGATCTGCACTCCGCCTGCGCGCTTGCGGCCCTGTCCGAACCTGCCACCGACACCGCTATCTATCTACCACTGCCAGCAGGCGGCGGAGAAGGCCCTCAAAGGCTACCTCGCCTTCCGTGATCATCCGCTAGCACGGACCCACGATCTGGAGCGGCTGCTGGAACTCGCCGCCGCGCTGGACGCCGCGTTTGCTCCGCTGGAAACACAGGCGGATGTTCTCAATCCTTATGCCACGGCCTTTCGTTATCCCAACGCGCTGGGATCACAATTCCCTTCGGTTGCCGAGGTCAACACTGCCATCGCCCACGCCCAGGCAATCTACGATTTCGTGCTTCTGCAGATCCCTTCATCCGCGCATCCTGGAACGAATCAATCTGGTGCTACATGA
- a CDS encoding nucleotidyltransferase domain-containing protein, whose product MWLFGSHAWGTPDEGSDLHLFVVVPESSESPVERMRRAHRCLRGLGIAKDILVKTREEFDCLRALPSTLDHLVFHRGRRIYG is encoded by the coding sequence ATCTGGCTTTTCGGTTCACACGCGTGGGGCACGCCGGATGAAGGCAGCGACTTGCACCTGTTCGTTGTCGTGCCGGAGAGCAGCGAGTCGCCGGTCGAGCGCATGAGGCGGGCGCACCGCTGCCTGCGTGGCCTGGGCATCGCGAAGGACATTCTTGTCAAGACTCGCGAGGAATTTGACTGCTTGCGGGCCTTGCCATCGACACTCGACCACCTCGTTTTCCATCGGGGGCGGCGGATCTATGGATGA